The following is a genomic window from Cryptococcus depauperatus CBS 7841 chromosome 2, complete sequence.
AAACTCTAAATCCTCCTCTGTTCGCCGCTGCGCTCTTTGTTAAATCTTCGATGGCCGCATCAGCAGGGCCAATTATGGCGACAGATGTGTTGAATTGGGAAAGGTGTTTGTCTTGCTGAAGGGTATCGTGTAGAGCAGAAAGGCCGTGATTGATCAATTCAGGAAGGGAAGCTAGTTCCATTTAGCCTTATCGATAacttcaaaagaaaacgaaACAAACCTTCAGGAAACTTATCAAAGTTCTTTTCAAGGTAAGTCTTAGCACTCTGAGAACGAGCGCCAATGGAGTGGGCATAGTACTCAAATGCAGTACCTGCGGGAGAGAATTCAAAGAGATGGGGACCAGTCTCCTTCATACCCCATCAGCATCTCCTCGGTATTTTCAGCATTATTGCAATAATTCTGAGTGACGTACGTCCTTGCCAATAACCAAGAATCCAACCCCATAAGGTCTTCGTCCATATTCCTGAGTGTTTGTTTGGGCACGGTCGGCAATGGATTGCACAAGACGAGCGACAGGAGTTGCGCGGCCGTAGGTCATTCGAGATTGCATTGCTTTTTGTCGCATGAAATTGCTACAATACAAAATCGTTGGATTTTATACAATTATAGAAACGAAGACGAACCTGAGAACACGAGCATCGCTGGTCAAGCCGGCGATAGCCACGCCAACATGGTCATCAATCCTgatcaactttttttggTATGTTGCGAGCTCGCCTGTGGATCTCTATGGAGTTATGAACTTTTAGTAACCCTTTCATTTTCATGCTACTTGTAACAAGACATAAGACTTACCTTGAGAGTGAGTAATACGGCGTGAGTATTTGATCTCAAGCCGATAGCCGCTGAGCCTTGCTTCACTGCTTCAAGAGCATATTCTACCTGAAAAAGTTTTCCTTGTGGCGACTATATCCAGAGTAAGCCTATCGGCCTCTTCTGTTCTTTGCACTCAGCTTCACGTACGAAAGTGGTATTGTCCGAGTCATAAGAGTTACGAAACTAGCGGAAATTAGTATCGTTTATATGCTTAGTTTTCTATATTCACCATTATTCTGCTTGCGTTTGAGATAGaatagaaataaaaacaaaagcaagataAAAGTTCAAGTTGGCAGCATCTTTGGCGACGCGTAGGCTTAGTGGAAGAAGTGataattacgtaatataaAAATGTGGAGGTAGGTAAGATTTATGCAACTTTCAAATTAAATAGAATAGAAtgaaaattcaaaatacTATCAGAtttgagaagaaatgagaCCATTAACAGAAGAGGAAACAAAAGCGGTTTTTGAGAGTGAGCAGAGTACccaaagataaagagagTGACTAATCAGTTATAGAGCTTGCCAACTACATTGGAAAAAACCTCGTTCATCTCATTGATCGGGATGAAGACGACGAACATTGCTTTCGTCTTCACAAAGACAGGTATATGGACCCCAGCTCAATATTCAGTTCCACATCTAACGCAGTTCTGGTAGAGTATACTACCTCCCTCTCCCAATGCTTCATCTCGCAACATCTGTGGCTCGTCCAAATCTCGTCTCGCTTGGAACATGTTTTGGCAAGTTTTCGAAAAGCGGTAAATTTAAACTTGGTATAACTTGTCTTGACTATCTTGCGAAATACGCCAAGTACAAGGTTAGTGTTCACCCTTTATCgtctttttgcctttttaCCACCGAAAATCTGAGATGTCTCCTGATAAATTATACAGGTATGGATCAAACCATCAGGAGAACTGCCTTTCCTTTACGGAAACCATGTCGCTAAAGCGCACTTGGGAAGATTGACGGAGGATACGCCCGAACATCAAGGCGTGGTGGTTTACAATATGGCAGATGTTCCATTAGTAAGTCTTCGCTCTTTATTTATACCTTTAGCTCAACATGCGTGTACAGGGATTTGGTGTGACAGCTCGCTCGACTCTTGATACCCGCAAGCTAGATCCAACAGGTATCATTGTGTTCCATCAAGCAGATGTAGGGGAGTTTTTACGAGACGAAGACACGATGTTTTAAGTTTTGAGCCTGAGGGCTTTTACATAATGCGCGACATAGTGATGAGAAGTAAGGTGAAGGTCACAGGAggatcaagaaaaggaataaAAATAGCGCTCTTGTTGCGCCTGAAGACTTCAAGACTTGAGATGTTAGCCGGTATTAGTGAATTTAGTAAACAGACGGAGTTGTTAACGATGATCCATTCGGGGCAGCTTTGGGTTTATTCTGCAAATTTGTATGTATACTATCGCCCATGTCTCTTTTGTATGCCTCCCATTGAAGGCCATTTTATGACGACAGCCATGTTGCTATGCTCATTACAGATAACCGAGTAGTAGGACATTTTTCAAATGTACATATCCTCAAGTCGCAACAGGTAAAGCAATTAATTGTTCAATTAGAACGGTTCTCATACACCAATCTCTCATAATCCCAATCATGCCGAATATCAATTATGGTAGGCTCAGTTGTACATacaatcatcaaaaaaaaaattcatCTGGTTCTTGATTTTTGGAAGCTTAATGATATGTTGAATTATTCAAGCCCAATTTTTTGTATGTCCAACATATGCAGGTGAAATGTGATTTCATGGAATTGAAAACAATCACATGCAAATATGCAGATGGATATGAATTAACTTAGATAGTGTATCAATGTAATTGATAGTTATGCGAATATGCTATGTTCggtgttgatgatatgCTGAACTCAGACTTTCACTTCCAATAGAACTTGTTCTCTGCTCGCATCTCAccagagaatgagaatGCCCCTCCCCACATCTGCATTTATTTTTCCTTTTAACGATGATAAAACATCGAATGAAGGTCACAATAGATTGCAAGAACCTTTAGCTGATTTGTCAGAAAAATTCTAACTGCAAGTTCGTCGCGACTCACTGATAAACTTGACGAAGACGTTTCTctataaaaaaaaaaggcCAAAATGTCTCGACACACTGTCATGATCTTATTCATAGGCTACCAATGGTCAGCATCTTGACACGGATTGACGCACAAGAAGTCCAAGCTCACCAATTATTCCCATTACTCCTCATGATagcctcttctctccctcAACCTGATCattgctctcttcttcctatGGAACAGAATTAAACTCATCACTTTGGAATATTTAGTTTTCAGCATTTGCGCAAACGCTCGAGGCGTCATCACTACCGGTTGCCCACTGACAAAGTGTCTGACTGGAATGTTTCCAAATAGTGGCAGAAGGATACCGTAAACGCCCctttctttgctttggtGACGCTCATCATCAGCTATGTTGAGCTCCTCAGACAACGACGGTTTGTCTTCAGATTCGAAATCGTCAGAAGCAAAGGGTATCCATGTTCTTGATGTACCGGCTGATTCTAACTGGGCGAAAGCATGGTCGAGAACAGTAATTGTAAGAATGGTTGGTCTCCACAGCGTATCACTAGGTCTCCATCGGCGTAGTAAAGTCATTGCGATTGTGTTGTCCTTAGGGTTCCAACCTGGAGACGAAGGCTTGGAAGGCGATGGGAAAGGCGAGGAGAAACGGTCTTGATGTCTTCTATTCGGCGGGCCAAAAACCGGAGCAACTTTGTGAGAATTGATTGGTTCCATCTTATCCGCTTGTTCTTCGTCCCACGCCGAAACATCTGCTTCTAACTCTGTCTCATCACTGATGGAGTCGCCATTCATCTTCCCCATCGCCTTTTGCTCTCGAAGCGCCACATCATGTCTCCATTTGTATCTTCCGAATCTCCTCATAAGCACCATTTCGGCCACCCTAAAACctccttcaacatctccagCCCTTGCTAAAGCCATGGCAAGATGATTGTAGTTGGCGGCatcaaaaccaaaaccaGCTGTGTGGACTTGACTCCATACTTGACGGATCCTGCGAAGTGCAGTTGGGTCAgaagtagaagaaagagtgTCGAGAACAATAGAAAGCGGGATACAGAGGAGAGCATCGGAAGTCCGGATTGACTGCTTCTTCATAGAAACGTCCgtctcctcttcttcgccaaCTGCTAAGGCACGACCCTCAAATTTGTAACCTACATCTTGTTTGGCAAGATTCAAACACCGTTCCCAGAGCTCTTCTACACCTTGCACGTTGGAAGCTCTTCTGTAAACGTCCATCAATAAACTCCAGAACTGTATTTTTCGTGCTGGGCCCCCTTCGCCAAAACATTCACTATTAGCTGTAGCAAGGTCAAAGTAGTTTTTCGCTTCTTCCCAATTCTGCAACTCCCCGTGCGCAATCACCAATGGAGAAAAAATGTTCTGCTGAGTTAGAGAACGCTGAGCACGTAGATCCGCTAATTGACCCGTTTGAACTTGGTCATAAACAGTCATCGCAAAATCGTGAGCTTGCATGAGTGATCTTGAGCCACGAGCTCTGGTGAAAGTCTGTATTATTATGCCATATGTGACAGAAGAAGGAACTATGTTTCGTCGCTGCATTTCTTCATACACAGCACGAGCGCTAGGTCCATCATTAAGTCGAAGGTAGCCATGTAATAAGATTGAGAAGTGATACATGTCGGGAGTTGGTGCCATGGATattttggaaagattgtCCATCTCACTGTAGAGGTCTCTCGCCAGGTCCATGTCACCATTATCACAAGCAGACTGTATGACAAGAGCCCATGAattggatgaaggagattCAATTTTTCTGAAAAGGGAGACAATCTCCGCTGTTGGTGATGACAACCAAACAAGAGCTTTGAGGATAGTTGACAGGATGGCTTGTTGATGTTTCATTCTTGCAGGTAGTTTACTCCATCTAACAGCAGCTTCTGTCCAATTCCCGGCTTCCACTTCCGCATTGATAACAGCTGCATATGCAATGGAATCCGGTTTAATTCCAGCTTCCATCATAGCTTCAAATACACTGTTGGCATTAATGGGGTCGCGGCGTTTGGCGAAGAGCGAGATAAGCGCGGTATATGAGTACAAATCTGGACTTAAACTAGAATCTAGCAAACGATCGAATAGATCAATAGCAGGACCAACATTTGCCTGGTCAGCATACAGCTGAAGAAGGGCATTATAAGGGTATATGAGAGGTGATATGGAGTTGATTTGGTCAAGTAAGGCTTCAGCGCCAATAGTATCGTTGGCATAGATATGTGCCGTGAAAAGTACGACAAGAGCATCCGCATTTTCTCTCCAATTTCCTCTAAAGCGCTCATCCAAAGCAGATATCGTTTGTGTCACACGCCCGTTGTAAGCATGCACTTTAGCCAATGCTAGCTGGTCTTTTAGGTATGGCTCCGCCTTAGACGACAATGCTTCCCaagcttctttttcctcttctatCCATTTAAACCTAGCAGCGAAAAGCATCACTTGATGCCATGTTTCCCTTGGTAACTTTGGATACTTTTTGCGTATTTGATGATATAATCGACGAGCTTCGGGTCGGGCAGCCATAGCGAACTGTTTACAGAGATAAATAGCCACATGTGGAGCAACTACCACATCTCTATCTGATAGCGCCTTGTGCAACTCTAGTGCCTCGTCTAATTTCGATCGATCATTTGCCAGCGCcagaaaaagcaaagacCCAAACCACCCACTACGCGTTGTTGGACATCTCTGCCATTCTTCGATAAACCGTTCTATGGGTTTATCTATTCTTCCTAGTGCcctgaaaaagatatttgCGACGCTGGATGAGAGGAAATGAGAGTCTTTGAACATGGAGAGAAGGGTTTGTCGAAAGTTGAAGGGCGCAGATCGTAAAAGTTCGACAAGATCTTCGTTCCGACCGGCCGAGACGACTGTCGATTCATATTGCTTGAGATAGCTCAGATCAAAAGACGGATAAGCTATCACTTGTCCGTACGTCCGGTGAGCTATACGGGCAAATACACGCGCCACAGCAGCACGAATTTCAGTCCGAGCTCtttcccattcttcaaTCCGCAGATAGACAAGGGCGGAGATGGCGTGAGCGAGAGAATGCGTCGCATTTGTCTTGGTTTTTTCCTGCCCTTCCGCTATTACCTCTTCTATATCCTTTTTGGCCCAGCTCATCTCTATCAAAGCGTAGGCCCGAATGGCCGACACCAAAAGAGGTAACGACTTTTGTCCTTGATCTATATCATCACATACTATACGCATCAAGCTCCTCAGCTGTCTTTCAAGCCATATCCATTCCTGATTATGTGCTGTCCGCCGATAGAGTTCAAACACTCGCACAAGGTTAGAAATTGAGCCTAGTTTTATTGGTTCGCAATGTTCAGCCTCAAAATCTTGCAGAAAATCTTTGGCAGAGTCATAGCCCCCATAACGCAATTTTTGATATATGTCATTAGGAAGCATATGTGATATAGGAGCAGGGTAGACAGGGTTGATGAATTGGTCATAGGTGGATAAAATATGGGTAGGTGTAAATTGTTTATCGGATAGTTCAGATCGTATTCGCCTATGCTCTTTTATAGGACGAGGTGTTGTATGCAATTTTTGACGTTCATGCGCCTCTGTCTCAATGTATTGAGCAGCATTAGACGAATACCGCCTTTGCTCAGATCGTACAGCCTACAATCGAGTTGATGGCTAATCAGTACTAATCTTATACACCCGGTTCCCGAGGGCAGAATTGGAGCAGCAACTTACATTCAAGATGCTAAAGTGGCTCTGGGTAACCACCTCCTTCCGTTTCAAGCTTCTGAATGCTCTCACTGGCTCACGATAGTTGCTTTGAATGAGCTTTAAGACATGGGCCAAAGTTGTAGCAGGACTGCTATTTGTCCGAGTAAATTGGGGAGAGGGCATCTGTGGACTACAGATCTGTGAACAGATATGGTATAGCTACCCTCACAGGCGCTTTTGTTGTTGCAGCCAAGAGATATTGTAAAGTCAAAGTAATTGtgattttatttttaaaGAATTAAAAGTCATTGTGCTGCATTAAAATCCCGAAACTATTCGCCAAGCGGTGGTCGCCGCCTCCACATTTATTGACCACTACTTAAAACTCTGAccatctctccattttctttttcaagctttttAATTTTGCTCACCAAAGCCCCCATTTTGTCCAGCAGTAactttcctctttcctttATGGAATTGTTTCCACCGATTCCAATCCAGCTACTGGATACACCAAGAACGTCCGACCCTCCAGCAATGGTAATATCCTTGAGAGACTGGAGTTCCGCTTCGTAGGCTTTGATTTCAGCTTCAGCCTTAGAAATGACAGCAGAGTTATATTCGATTTGACATGAAGCTTTGAATATGGGATCTAAATAAATTTCAGTAAGACAGAAGATCAACCAACAACACAAATCTGACCATTGACAAGGTCCTCAAAGGCATACTTGAAAACAGGCTTTCCAGGTCGTACCATAGAGGCCCGCCCGTCGATATAGCTCACAGACACCAGCTCGTGTTCTTCTAACGCTTTGAGGCTGTGTTCTGTGTTCTTGAATGGGAACTCTTGAAGGAGCTTGGCGTATGGAATCTATCCAATAATCATCGGCTATCAACCATAtcagagaaaagagaaccCACCTCAGCgttctttgccaactctGAGACAATTTTCCAAGCTTGAGCCCTGCTCCACGGCAGTCCTTTGGCATCTTCGCTATCATCTCCAAATGCTGCTTTTCTCAATTCTATCACGTTTCTTAGAATAATCTCATTCACAGCATCATTAATACTGCTTCCTAATCGCACTTTGGAGACTAAATTTTCAAGATCAACCATTCGTCCTCCAAGCTTTGATATCTGCACAGAGTCAGAGGCAGACAGGGTCGTAGCTCTAAGGCCAGTCTTTGTATCTTgagaggacgaagatgagggGTGGAGATGCAGTTTTTCGTGAACAAAGTTCAAAGCATTCTCCTCATTCGCATCGCTCAGCCCTACAACGCTCAGTGGTTTCGATGGCATCGCTCTTGTCAACACTTTGCCCGCCGTTGGACCTTCAGTAACCACGATAACGTGTGCAACCTTGTTCTCAACGAGACTAGTGGCCCATTCGGCCAAAACATTATATAAATCTCCCCGAGCGGATTTTTGGGCAAAGGAAGAGAGGACAACGATGGGCAAAGACTTGAGGGATTCTGACTCGGCATCTACAATGTCTGTAATAGGTTAAGTAAACGTTCATCTTATTTGTAGGCCAGAACAAGAGCTTTACCTTCCGAAGAACTAACACTGCCATCCGAATTCATTGCCACTATTGCACTGGGTGATAGGACGGCGGCATCACCAGAAATGTCCCAGTCATTTTCTACCCAAGGCTCAATGCCACCACCCAATTCACTCAAGCCATTCCCAGCTACACAGTCTaatcttccatctttccatcctctaTTCAccatctcctctctctGCCTCTTTTCAAGCTTTATCTCTGCCATCtccctttctcttttgagcTTGCCTTCATGACGTTTGTGCGCCTTGATGGATGTAGATTTCAACGCGGAAGAAACGACATCGAGAATCTGACGAAGAGATTGATCGGTAGGCGTCGAGAACCCAGCTTTTTGACCAATAAGACCTAATGAGGCCAGATCAATTAAGCTGGAGAGGGAGGACATAAATGAGAATATTGGGTAGTAGCCTATCAAACGACATATGAGTCAAGTCTCCAAGATTTAAGCGAATAAAATTCGGTACCTGTCTGTTCAGCCAAAGCACTTATCAACGCTGCGTCATTCTTTGATTTCGCAATCTCTTCGCAATCGATTACCATTGTGGGTCTACTGTTGATAAGTCTCCACATTTTCAAGCCACCGATCGAAGACCTACTTCTTAACTTCGCTCCTAACCCTCTGGACCAAGCTCTCTTTTCCACTTCCACTTGGTCCGCTCACAACAATGAATGTACTTGGCCATTCTTTCAAGTTTTGCAGCAAAGTACGTTCACTATCCATCCGATCTTTCCAGGCGCTTTTGCCTACAGCGTCTTGTCCTCCATTGGTATCGGTGAGAGTAGACGAGTCTGTAGGTGATGGGTCGGATAATGGAGATTGTGTGTGAGACGAGGACGATGTAAATTGTGCGCGGATTGCTTTAACAAGAGAATATTTATCCATATCCCAAACCCCTTCAAGCTTCGAGCGTACAAAGAACGCTCTAATTGGATCAAAAAACTACAGAATGATCTTCAACTAAtgttttctccttttttgcAGACTACTCACTGTATAACTCAAAGTCCCAATCAAGAAAGCTATCACTGGCAATACCAATTTAGGATGTCCACTGATCCAATCTCTGACAGCATGTGCCTTGATTGGTCGCTCGTAATAAATTCGCAAACGACTTTTCGTAATTTTCAAATCTTGAGAAAGGCGAAGATTGAAATCAGAAGTATTTGTTGCTGTAGAGTAACCATGCAGCTAGTGCTAATTAGCATTTGCTATCCAATGCAATAGGAGTAGTCCAGGACTTACAACATTGATAGCGATGACAGCAGGCGTCAGACTTGAATATGAGACAATGGCGTACCTTAGTGAGCCAGAGGGAACAGGAGTTGGAGGCTGTATATCAGACAACTTTCCATAAGGCCTAAACAAGGTATAGAGCATCTCTTGCGAAACGTCTGGACCATCAAATTCTACACGAAGTTTGGTGGATGGAAAACGATTCATATCCTATTCCAAATTGTGATCAGCTTCTGGCAATAAACAGCGCGAGGACTTACCTCTGTCCACTGTCTTCCCTTGACTACCCACACCCTTCCACCACCAGCTGCAGCTCTTAAACCCTTTACATCTTCCTCACTCCCTTTCCTTAATATGCctgcttcctcctctttcgCACCATTCATGTTTGAGTCTCCAGAAGCTGAATACAGTGTGTGCCCAGGGACATGCCTCTCATCGAAACGTTTGGCCCACTTTGTGCCCAACCAACTCGGCCAGCCACCATGCGTTTGTGCCGAAGCCTCAAGCTGAGGTATGAAGAGTTTG
Proteins encoded in this region:
- a CDS encoding 60S ribosome subunit biogenesis protein nip7, translated to MRPLTEEETKAVFEKLANYIGKNLVHLIDRDEDDEHCFRLHKDRVYYLPLPMLHLATSVARPNLVSLGTCFGKFSKSGKFKLGITCLDYLAKYAKYKVWIKPSGELPFLYGNHVAKAHLGRLTEDTPEHQGVVVYNMADVPLGFGVTARSTLDTRKLDPTGIIVFHQADVGEFLRDEDTMF